GGGCAACAGCGAGGGGGTGCGGGCGGCCTTGGCGCGCACCGCGAGTCGGCTCGAGGCCCTGGGCGCGACGGTCGGCGAGGCCACCCTGCCGCACGCGCGCTACGGCGTCGCCAGCTATTACCTGGTGGCGCCCGCCGAGGCCAGCAGCAACCTGGCGCGCTACGACGGCAGCCTCTACGGCAGCCTCTACGGCAGCCGCGAGGGCGAGGGCGCGCTCGGCCAGGTCGCCAGCGCGATGCGCACGCGCGCTCACAACTTTGGACCCGAGGTGCGCCGCCGCGTCTTGATGGGCTCCTACGCCCTCTCGGCCGGCTACTACCAGGCCTACTACGGCAAGGCGCTCAAGGTGCGCCGCCTCATCGCGGGCGACTTTGAGCGGGCCTTCGAGCGCTTCGACCTGCTCCTGACGCCGACCGCGCCCACCCCGGCCTATCCCCTCGGCGAGCGCGTGGCCGACCCGCTCGCCATGTACTTAGGTGACGTCAACACCGTGCTCGCCAACCTGGCGGGTCTGCCCGCCGTCAGCCTGCCCGCGGGTGCCGCCGAGGACGGCCTGCCCTGCGGCGTTCACTTCATGGCTCCGGCGCTTGAGGACGCGCGCCTGTTGAGGTTGAGCGCGGCGCTCGAGAGGGCGGCCGCGGGCACCTTCGCGCCGCTCGCACCCCTCTGGGCCCGGCTCGAGCACGTCCAGCAAACCGAAATCAGCAAGGTTGCTGAAGTTTGAGGGCTTGCTCACCCTCCTCTGGCCCATCCCAACCTCTGCCTGGCCATGACCACACCAGCAGCACATACAGCAGCACAGCCTCTCTTCTCAAAAATGTTCACTTCGAATTGCCCTTTGGCTCTCCTGGCTTTTGGCTCTCACTGCGCTTTACGCGGCCTGCTGCCCTGTGCTAGAGTTGTAAGGCTTGCCCGAGAACGGGCCGATGAGGTGACTATGGCAAAAGTTTGTGAAA
The genomic region above belongs to Deinococcota bacterium and contains:
- a CDS encoding amidase family protein — translated: GNSEGVRAALARTASRLEALGATVGEATLPHARYGVASYYLVAPAEASSNLARYDGSLYGSLYGSREGEGALGQVASAMRTRAHNFGPEVRRRVLMGSYALSAGYYQAYYGKALKVRRLIAGDFERAFERFDLLLTPTAPTPAYPLGERVADPLAMYLGDVNTVLANLAGLPAVSLPAGAAEDGLPCGVHFMAPALEDARLLRLSAALERAAAGTFAPLAPLWARLEHVQQTEISKVAEV